ATACGACAAATATCATTTATTAGCCTGTTAGTGCTAGCCTCAGCACCACCTCTACTACAgagaataaaatgttaacaGTGAGTACTGGATGTATGTACAAGGTCCGTGATTACATGTACAGTATGCTCACCTAGTGTACTCTGTTAATTACTGACAGGTCTAAAGCTTCTGCTCAAGTTCCCGCGTCAGTGCTTCATGGGGAGAGGGGATTGAATCCCACACACATTTCACTGCACATTTCGCCTAGCACACAGTGTCCTGCATCATCACACCCGCCTAGCACACAGTGTCCTGCATCATCACACCCGCCTAGCACACAGTGTCCTGCATCATCACACCCGCCTAGCACACAGTGTCCTGCATCATCACACCCGCCTAGCACACAGTGTCCTGCATCATCACACCCGCCTAGCACACAGTGTCCTGCATCATCACACCCGCCTAGCCCATGCAGCGCACTAGCTCGTGCTACTCAATCGCCACTTACCCTTGCGATACAGCTTCTGTCCAATGGGCATGCCAAAGAAGGCAACCTGCTCTTTGATTTCGTCTACTTTCTTCATCTTACTGAAGCTGCAAGCCTCCACAATGTCTTCCACTAGCTCCTGGGTCACATCGACACCGAGAAACTCGGCCAGTCGCCGCACACTGTCCCGTGGGTCCTGTCCGACAGTCAGAAGCGCACAAATACGCTTACATTGCTAGAAAACAAATAGGCTTACATtgttagaaacaaaataattaatgcttCCACAAGATACTATGACACTCTGTACACAGCAATTTGTCTTGCTAATCTGCCTCAGGTGAGGATAACTTCATCTACTCGCATTCAACAAAGTCTGCAGCGAGACTAAAGCTTTAacctacctctctctcttttcaacTTTTCCTTccgttaatttattttttctttctctctagctCTCGTTTTCCATCTTTCTCTAGGGATTAGTGAGCTCATGGAAGAAGATGGCTGCACGTTACCTTCTTGATGTCCTCGTAGGCAATGTTGAAGACAGGCACGCCAGGGTTGTCCTCCATGAAGCTGTTCATCTGGTTCAGAAAGTGGCCGTAGTGGCCATATATCACTGTCAACATACAGCCCCGTCAACCCACATCAGCTGTGCTTGTCAAGTTACTCGAAAACAGGAGCATATAGCAgcatgggcacacacacacactagttaAATAGTCAACTGTAATAGTGAGAGTAACAGTTGTCAATGTACAGTGGTACATTAGTAAGTAATCACCTGGCAGGTGAGATAAGTGTAGATCCGATAACCAGGGGCACCCACCATTACTAGCAATGCTTGTTTAGTGGGAAAACGTGAAAGTCACTCATGAAATACAGGTGCAAATGACCATTGCTTTTACTACATCTTGCCGTGCATCATCGCTAGAGTGCCTAAGTCTCATTATCCACCTATCCCGGCATACAAGAGAGACTCAAGTAGTGGCAGGCAGGCAGTGGGAAAAgctgggaggagagagagaaggacaaagcTATGTGATGTGAACTAAACGGAAGCCATTGCGTAATTAGAGGCTCATGTTAAGAATACAATTGTTGaataaaacacagcaacacCGTGACAACAAAAGGAAACTTACTGCCGAGGGAAGCAAGGTCTGCTGACTTCTGTGCGTCATGTCACTTCTAACCCCACGGCTAACGGCTAAACGAGGCTAACACTAAAGCGACTGTTTAAGCGGGGTTATCGAGAAAACCAGAGACTGACCTCTGCCCGTCAGGAAGGCTTGAAGACACTGTTGCAGAGAGTCAGCGTGGCCACGCACCAGAGGGAACTGACGCATGTGATGATACATCGACACCATCACATCCTTGGGATTCCGGTACACGTGTACGACCTTCACTCTTTCCGCCAGGATCTGCTGAACGGGCAGCATGAGGAAGGGCAGGTGGGTATTGAGGATCCGGGGAGACGGCAAGACGTCCAGCTTCTTCACCGGCGTCAGGTCCAGCATCAGCAGCTCTTTGGCCCGGGACTCGTACTCTGCTTGTTCCTTCAGCAGCATTGCTGTCATTTCCCACACCCAGTGGGTACCTGGCGGTTACCAGCGAAAATATTAGTAAACTTTCTGCTTCCCCTACCCACCgtaatctcttttctttccctctctcttcttAATAATTGCTATGCCATCGTTAGTATAATCACCTATCTACGTTCATTAACTAGTAATACATCAccaacatatttattaataagtGCACAGCCGTTGGTAATTTATCACAGGACATCACCCACCCTTACTACTTCAGATACACTATACTTAATTATCATCACCTACCCTGACTATTCCATGTACACAGCATTACCTACCTGCTTTCGGGTATGCGCATATGATGACATCATCACCCCGCAGCTTCATGGCTCTGATGCTGTTGAGATGTTTGCTCCACGCATCTCGGGTGAGGTAGAAGGGTGGGAGGGGCAGGCCGTCTACCTCCACCAGCGGCACGCGGCAGTTATGAAACCACCTCCGGGCGAAGTTCATTAGCTGGTCAGACATGGTAAAGTCCGCAGACAAGAGGGAGGTTGCAACACGTCAACAGTTGGATAGATACACCCGACAGACTATAGGGTGTACTGTCGTGTCGTGTTTGTCCAGGTGAAACTCACTCACCAACTCTGAAACGAGATGATCAAATTTCAGCCATTGGATTTTTTACATGACTTCAGGGTTACATAATATATGATCGGAACTGTAAGAAGATATAGAGGCGGAACGTACAAAATATGTTGGTACACTGGTTGCCACAAATGGCTGTCAGTAAATTACACTCTTTCTGCGAAAGGTACGCattctaacaacaacaacaacaacaacaacaacaacgtggAAATTTTTGGCTGTGAAGGTTGTGATTTACTGGTTTATAGAGACTGCAACTTTATCAATACCAGTACCATCAGCCACAAACTTGAGTGTGCAGTAACAGAAAAGCAAGATGTAACAAAAACTTTCTTGACAAAAACTGGACAAAGAAGCTTGACACAGAAACTGGATACAGAAACTTAACATAGAGTCTTGACTGGTCACTAATTTGACGAAGAACTTTAGACagaacaatacaaaacaaacaaaaaagtacgTTTGACCGGCTTGCAATGTACTGATGTCAAagaaatacaatattaaaaaataatctatattttaaaattcatttatgatgctaattttgtgcttgttatctttatattttcaagTGTACGCACGTCGTCTTCAGTTTTAGTTTGCAGTAAAACATTGCATTAATTAATGCTGGCAAATCTGTGAAAGTAAGCCCCTCGAAAGCCGAAGGCCGACCATAATTACATACATATTATATTCCCATTGCCATATGTGTACTCGGTGCACAGTATTATATTGCGGGACAAAAACTAGTACTTTGCAACTTTCGACACATCGCCTGTCTTTTACGCATCGTGAAGTCGATACTTCTAGAAATATGAAGCAATGAACCAATGAGCACGTGCCTTTAATAAAATCAGAGCCGCCGTGGGGCCGTCATGAGGTCACCTGGTTAGTGCATGAAGTCTCCTCTGCCATTAGAAGTGTGGAAGCCGTTGTTGTCTATCGTCTAGCTTCCTTGTCCGTCGTCTAAGTTTGAAACTTAAGGACCgtacaaaattataaaagataATCAAAGCTCCATAGAAATATTCAACCGCATGACTTCCCTCCCTACAGATATCAGGAGGCATACCTACCAGAGGTAAAAGCTGTCAACCTTCGCATTAAGACGGGTATGTGCATCTCTCCACTTACCTGTTGCAAACAGATCTTTGTTAATCTCTGCAGTAAATGAGCTGTCTTCTCTTTCCTCCTCACAGCAGAGGTGGACACCAAACCTGTACCCACTGACCTCTGGTTTGCTTTGACAGCCCAGGAAATGCCTCACCTTGAAATCAAAGGATCAAAGCTGCACTCCTCCGGGGTATAATGATCAGAAATACAAATTAAATGCGAATGATTTCATTTCTATGCACACCCGAAGACATACAGAACAACCATTTTCTGTTAAGATAACAATATGTACATTCAATTTAGCGAAGTAATTTTTAACCGGCTTTATAAATGTCCTAAAGATCTGCTTGCTAGACGATCATCAGCACGTGTCTGCACACCTGACACAATCCTGACGTCTGCACTGTCATGTGATGTTATGGCCGACAGCATCTGACGTGACATGGTGCACGAGTCATCCTGACGGTTGGCATCACGCGAGGTTTTCCCCCCTACTCCTATTACCCCTATTAATTGCACTTTTCTCCTCTGTCAATGCCTGAATTGTCAACACGGTAGTTACCCGTTTTCCGATTTCTGCTTTTTCTCCTGTGAGCGCGGGTATTAGTCCATTCCTGAATGCGTTTGTTTTTGCTTGACTATGTGCCTACGCTTGGCTCATCTACAAGTCCTGTATACATTGATTGGCCGTGTAAATAACGTATTCAAGTACCATCAAAAACCTGACTACACCTTTTGGTCGGCGAAAGAGTCCGTCACTCTTTGATTCTCTAACCTGTACCGCTACTTGCTTTGTGACCCGTCACGCCTTTCACGCGCTCCACCTCAAAACTGTCTTTGGTTATTTAAAGTCAATGTTTTTGACACTAAGCATCCCGACACCCTGACTTAGCTGACATCACGAATCGTAAGATGACATCCAAGGACTATCCAAGATCACGAGGGTTTTCGAAAAGTCGAAAATTGTCGAGAACAGACAACTTGAAAAAAACTT
This window of the Pomacea canaliculata isolate SZHN2017 linkage group LG4, ASM307304v1, whole genome shotgun sequence genome carries:
- the LOC112561132 gene encoding sulfotransferase 1A2-like isoform X1, which encodes MSDQLMNFARRWFHNCRVPLVEVDGLPLPPFYLTRDAWSKHLNSIRAMKLRGDDVIICAYPKAGTHWVWEMTAMLLKEQAEYESRAKELLMLDLTPVKKLDVLPSPRILNTHLPFLMLPVQQILAERVKVVHVYRNPKDVMVSMYHHMRQFPLVRGHADSLQQCLQAFLTGRVIYGHYGHFLNQMNSFMEDNPGVPVFNIAYEDIKKQCKRICALLTVGQDPRDSVRRLAEFLGVDVTQELVEDIVEACSFSKMKKVDEIKEQVAFFGMPIGQKLYRKGKVGDWENHLTEEESQLFDTDFSKVLDTTRFHFQDRL
- the LOC112561132 gene encoding sulfotransferase 1C4-like isoform X2 encodes the protein MSDQLMNFARRWFHNCRVPLVEVDGLPLPPFYLTRDAWSKHLNSIRAMKLRGDDVIICAYPKAGTHWVWEMTAMLLKEQAEYESRAKELLMLDLTPVKKLDVLPSPRILNTHLPFLMLPVQQILAERVKVVHVYRNPKDVMVSMYHHMRQFPLVRGHADSLQQCLQAFLTGRVIYGHYGHFLNQMNSFMEDNPGVPVFNIAYEDIKKDPRDSVRRLAEFLGVDVTQELVEDIVEACSFSKMKKVDEIKEQVAFFGMPIGQKLYRKGKVGDWENHLTEEESQLFDTDFSKVLDTTRFHFQDRL